Below is a genomic region from Bacillus marinisedimentorum.
CAGGCACGAACAAAAGCTGGACGGCAAAAATAATGACTGCCTGCAGCATCTGGCAATCCTCCTCTATGGTGTAAACTCCTTTGCAAGTTTATCAGAAAAAAGGAGTGGATGTAACCATTAATTTCAAAAAAGTGACAGGCACCTGTCGAAAAATCTTTATTCTTTACCTTCTTTTGTAAATTGCCGATATAAGAAATGGGGAAAGCCGCCATCAGGCTTGATTCAGTCGTTGTTTTCTATGTTAATACGAATTACATTGGTAAAAATGCAAAGGCAATAAAAATATATGTGTTTGAGAATGATGTTTTTCAAGTGAATGGAAGGTTGTGGAGAAAGGACTTTGTTTTCCATACATTGCACTTTGAACGGGAGTTGATTTCCGCTGCAGGGGCTCGCTGCTGCCAATTTCATAGAGTTTTCATTCCATTAAAGCGTACTTTTATGGAATGAGCCCCATATTAGTATGGAAAACCTTCGAAAAAAGAAAAAAGTCAAATACCCATTCTTTGCAACAACCAGTTCCCCCTTTACAGGCAGTAAAAGGCTTTAATAGTTCTGGCAAATATACATTAGGAGAGGGAAGGCTATGGGATGATTAATAGATTTGACTCTATTAAATAGATAATCTCCGGTCGTATTCCTTTGCTATTTTCGTTTCATATATTATCGTATTTAACAGGGGCAGTTTGTTTTATAACCGCAAAAGGATCATTAACTGAAGGCCCTGAATGGATAAGGAGGTAAGCTAAAATGAACGACAACGAAAAGTTGCCGCCGAAAACGTGTACAATCGACCTGTTAGTGACAGTTGAGCAGGATGTGGAGAAAGTGCTGGAGGGAAGAAAGAAGTCAGCACGCCGCAACGGCCGCTATGCCGATATCGGCGAAATCATGGAACTCCGTGATAAAAAATTCAAAGTGACAAAAGTTTACCAGCAGGATATCCGCAGTATATCCGATGAGGATGCAAGAAGTGAAGGGTTTAATTCTCTTGATGAATATCGCGAATATATCATGAGTATGCATAAACATTCCGGCAAGACACCTGCCAACAATGTCTGGAGTCCGGAGAAAAAAGTGTGGGTGCATGAATTTGAAGAGCTGGAGTAATATATAACGAAAAATAGTAATTTTGCAGCCCCTTCTGTAATAGAAGGGGTTTTTTATTCATTTTTTTATCCTGATTTGTTGCCCGATTGGAAATAGATACCTGTAAAAAGATGATTATAACAGAGAACAAGGGAGTATATGAAACATAAATAGGTGTAAACCCTTTAGAGGGCAGAAAATCAATCATAAGAATAAATAATGAGCAGTATCAGTAAGCGTTTTATAAGACTTACGCTCATAAGGGAGGACAGTGGAGCATTTAGATAAATAGTATCTCTGACACTGGCTAGAGCGCGGAAAGTGATAAAATATCATGATTTATGCGGACATTACATATTTGTGACAAAATTATTACTTCGCTATACTAGTAATGTAGGTGTAATATACAGAAAACATAAAAAATTCAGAATTCCCGGTTGAGGGGGGATAAATCAATTGAAAGTCATCGAAAAAATCGATAATGCTCTGATGTTTATCGAGGAAAAGATCTTGAGCTATTCCATTATTATTATTGCTGTGATGGTTGTGGGTAACGTTTTGAACCGTGCGATAACCGGGTCAAGCTGGTCTTTTTCTTCTGAAGTCAGTGAATTTGCTGTCTACCTGGCCACTTTTATGGGCATCGGCTATGCAGCGAGGAAAGGGAGGCACATCAGCATGTCCGCCTTTTTCGATCTCGCACCTCCCAAAATCCGCAAATTTTTAGCTATCCTCATTCCGTTTGTAACGGCTGTCATTTTATTTGTCATTACTTACTACGCATACCAGTATACAATGAGTGTTTATAACTCGGGCCGAGTAACACCAGCCCTTCAGCTTCCTGTGTATATCATGATTATCTGGGTGCCGATCGGATTGTTTTTGGGGGCGCTGCAGTTTCTGCGGAATGCGTGGATCAACATTAAAGAGGACGATGTTTACTTAGCGACCGAGAAAAAAGACTATATTTAGGTGATGCATAACGTAAATGAACCAATAAACCAAAGAGAGGAATAGAATATGGTTGCGACGTTACTGACAATTATGGTTGTTTTACTGGTGCTCGGCTTTCCGATGATGATTCCATTGATTGCAGCACCGCTCGTGATTGTCCTTGTGTTTTTTGAAGGACTTGATCCGATGCTGCTTGTCCAGCAGATGATGGAGGGGATATCCGCTTACGTGCTGCTGGCAGTGCCGCTGTTCATTTTTGCCGCTGACATCATGTCGACGGGAAAGACCTCACAGCGCCTGCTTGATTTCGTCGGTTCCTTTGTCGGACATTTGCGCGGCGGCTATGCCATCACAACGGCTGCAGCCTGTACGCTTTTCGGATCGATTTCCGGATCCACCCAGGCAACCGTTGTCGCGATCGGAAAACCGATGCGCGAGCGCCTGCTGAAAGCAGGCTATAAAGATTCAAGCGCGATCGCTTTGATTATCAACTCGAGTGATGTGGCGCTATTGATCCCGCCGAGTATCGGCATGATCATCTATGCCCTGGTGACTGGCACATCAGTCGGCGATCTCTTCGTGGCAGGAATTGGGCCGGGGCTGCTTGTTTTCGCAGCTTTTGCGGCGTACAGCTGGATCCATGCCAAGATTTATAAGATACCGCTTGCCGATAAAGTCCCATGGAAAGAACGCTGGTCGGTCATGAGAAAAGCGCTTTTGCCGATTGGGTTTCCAATCATCATTATCGGCGGTATTTATTCCGGGATATTCAGCCCGACAGAAGCGGCAGGAGTTTCCGTTTTATATGCTTTCATTCTGGAAGTTTTAATTTTCCGTTCAATTAAATTGAGTGATATGCCACGCATTGCCTTATCGACAGGGCTGGTCACATCCGCTGTCTTTGTCCTTGTAGCGGGAGGACAGGCGTTCACATGGGCGATATCATTTGCGCGTATTCCGCAAATGGTGACGGAAACGGTGCTCGGTACGGACCCATCGGCGATGTACATACTCATCATCGTTACGATCTTTTTCTTCATTGGCTGTATGTTCGTCGATCCGATTGTCGTCATTTTGATCCTGACACCGATTTTTTACCGCGAGGCAATTGCGGCCGGTATCGACCCGATCCATCTCGGCGTCATCATTACATTCCAGGCTGCACTCGGTTCGGCGACTCCGCCATTCGGAGTCGATATTTTCACGGCAAGCGCGGTTTTCAATAAACCATATTTAGAAGTCATCAAAGGCACACCGCCTTATATTTTCATTCTGGTGACAATTGCCGTTCTGTTAGTTGTGTTTGAGGAAATTTCTCTTTTCCTTTTATAGAGTATTTGAACATCACTACATTTTAGGGGGAATTACATGTTTAAAAAGAAATCGATTTTAGTGATTGCCATTATGATGGTCGTCAGCATGGTGCTGGCTGCCTGCGGCGGAGGCAATGCTGAAGAAGGTAACGCAGAAGGCGGATCTGACGGTGAAATGGAGAGCTATAACTGGCGTTTTGTGACTGAGGAATTGGACGGCCAGCTGCAATATGAATATGCAGAAGAATTCGCGAAGCGCATGAAAGAGAAGTCAGATGGAAAAATCACGATCGATGTGTATGAGTTTGGCGGACTTGGCAGTGAAGTCGACCAGGTTGAGCAGCTGCAAAATGGCGCTGTGCAGTTTGCCATCATGTCACCGGGTTTCACAGGCGGCATGGTAAAAGAAGGCCAGCTATTCGCACTGCATTTCCTGTTCCCGGATGACCTGGAAAAGACACAGGAAATCCTGAATACAAGTGAAGCATTAAATACAGACCTTACGAAAAAATATGAAGAGCACAACATTACCCCGCTTGCATACTGGACTGAAGGTGCGATGCAGTGGACAAGCGACAAGCCGATCACAAAGCCGGAGGATTTCAAGAACTTCAAAATGAGGACCCAGACGTCACCGCTTATTCTTGAATCCTATAAAGCATACGGCGCCAACCCGACGCCAATGAGCTGGGGCGAGCTTTATACCGCCCTAGACCGCGGAACCGTCCAGGGCCAGGAAAACCCGATCTTCTTCATTGAAGATGCTTCGTTCCATGAAGTGCAGGATCACATGACGATTTCAAACCACAACAACTATGTTGCGATGACAACAGTCAATACAGACTGGTTCAAAGGGCTTCCTGATGATGTGAAGGCATTGGTTACGGAGACAGTGGACGAAATGCGGGACTGGACATTCGACCTGCAGACTGAAATGAACAAAGAAATGCTGACAAAAATTAAAGAAAATGAAGAACATCCGACTGAAATCCATGAGCTGACTGAAGAACAGCGCGAGGCCTTCAGGGAAGAGGCAAAGTCTGTACGTGACTTCTACATCAATGAAGTCTCTACGGTTGATGGTGCAATCCTGGAAAAGCTAATGGGTGAAATGGAGTAAGAGACTAAGAGTGCTAAAAACCTATCCCTGTTGTAGGGGATAGGTTTTTTTGTGCGGAATGTCGAAAAGAAGGACGGAGTGCCGGACGGAGTGCCTGTCACCTGTCGAAAGTTTGTGAAGTTGCCCAATTGCCAGGCGGTGGATAGCCCGGTAGAATGAAGGCTGAAAGGATAATAGGAAAAGAGGTGACGCGGTGCCGCGAAAACGGCGAAATTGGAGTCCGCAGCTGTTTTATCATATTGTCTGCCGGAGAAACCATCGGGAAGCGCTTTTTCTTGATGATCGGGATTTTTCCACGTTTCTTTATATTTTGTATGATATCCACGAAAAGACCCCTTTCGAACTCCCCTGCTATTGTTTGATGACAAATCATTTCCACCTGATTCTCCGTGCGCACGATCAGTCCATTTCCAGTGTTATGGCTCTCTTGAACAAACGATATGCAAGTTATTATAACAACCGTTACCATCTGAAAGGCCATCTCTTTGAAGAACGCTTCTACAGCAAAGTTATCTATGGTGATAAAGGAATGCTGGAAGTCAGCCGTTATATTCACATGAACCCGGTCAGGGCAGGTATGGTTTCTGACCCGGCAGAATATCCGTGGAGCAGTTATCCGTTTTATTCAACCGAAATAAAGGACACTCCCCGGTATATGAACAGATCAGAAATTCTGGGAGCGTTGTCCGGGAATATGGCAGATTCACTATCACAGTATGATTCGTTTTGCAGGAAGCTAGAGGATTAGCGGAGTCTCTGGCATTGCCAAATTCGTTACTTTGTCTTGCAGCATAAACATTTTCTCTATGTTGTTCCTTTTAAAGAACAACTTTCTATCGTACAATGTACATAAGAAGATATGTTTACGGATCGTTCATTTTCAGGAAAGAAGGTCGAACGATGAAAAAGATTGGGCTGCTTTTCGTGATTGCAGGATTCTTGACTGCCGGTTATGCCGGCGTTCAGCTTTTTGATGCCAAGAAACAGACAGACGAGAACCTGGCGCTTGCTGAAAAAATAGTGGCTGCAAAACAACCGCCCCGCAGTGAAGAACGGGAAGTTGCTTCGTCTCCAGAGCGGACGTTTAGCGAGGGCGAAGTGATTGGGGTTCTCCAGCTTCCGGCGCTTGGCGAGAAACTGCCGATTATAGAAGGGACTGACGAGGATGAGCTGGCACAGGGGGTCGGCCATTATAGCGGAACGGCCTTTCCAGGTCAAAAAGACCAAATCCTGTTATCCGGACACAGGGACACTGTTTTTCGAAGGCTGGGAGAGCTTCGGCCCGGAGATGAATTGGTGGTTGAAATGGAAACGGGAAGCTTTCGGTATAGAATCGACGAAACGGAAATCGTCGGTGCTGACGACACCTCGGTTATAAGGTCTACGGCACCTGATGAAGTCCTGACCGTCTCGACCTGTTATCCGTTCGGCTATATCGGCAATGCGCCTGATCGGTATATTATCTATGCGAAAAGGGTTGAAGAATAGTCCCGCCTGAAAAACCAGTGTGATTTTAAAAATATTGTCGAAACACTGCCTGGATATATAAGTCAGGCTTTTTCTTTTGTCAAAAATACCAAATTCATGAACTTATCTTATATGATATGGTTCATTTTTCCCTATTATGGTAGTATATAAGTAGAAAGTGTAAGCGCTTTCTTTCTGTTTTTATCCAAATCTCCACCTTATTCTACAAATTTTTTACGATATAAGAGCAAACGGTTGCGTCGGTTTTTGTCTAACAAAATAAGGGTATATCATTTAAAACTGACGTGATCGGGCAGCACTGATCATCTCATCCCAAAAAATGAGAGAGAACAGCAAAGGGGGTAACATCATGGAGGCAGCCAGGCAATCCCACGTTTCGCTGGATGACTTTTTAAGCGACAAGCAGCATCGGCATCAATCCAACGTAAGAGATTTGTATGCATTCACCATTCATTTTGCCCGTACGGAATCAGATTACGGCAATTGGGACCTGTGGATCTGGGAGGACGGTAAGGCGGGACATGCTTATCCGTTCCAGAACGTGAATGATGGGTTTGCGACTGTCACTGTGGTGTCCCCTTCAAAATCCATTCATGTCATTCCACGCAAAGGCGAATGGGAGCAGCAGGACCTTACGCATACGATCGAAGTGCCGAACGGTGAACATCAAGCGGATGTACTGCTCGTTCAGGGTGACGGCCGAATTTATTATGCAAATGAGCAGGTCCAGAAGGAAACCCCCGAACAGCGGCGCATGATCGAATTCACCTATAAACGGCATGACAATGACTATGAAGGATGGAATCTCTGGACGTGGGGTAATGGCATAGCCGGAGGCCGGGTTGATTTTGAACGGATTAGCGACCACGGGGCTGTCGCATATATTGAAGCGGACAGCAAGACCGAGCAAATCGGATTTGTCATCCGGCGGTGGGACAGCTGGGAAGTAAAAGACCCGTATAGTGCTGACCGTCATATTAAGGTCGGCCCGGAACCTTATACAAAAGTGATGGTTGAAAATGGCGTTGCTGAAGTGAAGCAAATCCCGGGGAACACCGGGCCGGTATTTAAAAAGAACTCCATATTCTTTACTTATCGGGATTACGATCTTTTTCAAGAAGGACGCATGGCGCAGATTGAAAGCGTCATTTTGAAAATTGGCGGCAAGGCATACAGCATGGAATATATAGAGGAGGAAGAACGGTTTGTCTATGATGCTGCCGGGCTGGAAGAAGGGGTCTATCCTTATTCGTTCCTCGTGACGAAAGCCGGGCTGACAGAAGAGCGGACAGACCCAGCCAATCACTGGAACGGCAGGTCAACGGTTGTATACAAGTGTCCTGAAGTGAAAATCAATGCCGGGGTCTATCCTCAAAAGGTGACGTACCGTGAAAATGTGGTGTTGGAAGTTGATACCTATGTATCCGATCCGGCCGTATCTATAAAAGGTATTTATGCGGATCTGTCTGAAATCGGCGGGAGCAGAAGGCAGCAATTCGACCCTGAGCTGAACCGGCAGGCAATCGCAGTGAAACAGTCTATTCCGGCAGGCATCAAAACGCTTCCTGTGACGGTTGTTGATGAATTCGGGAATGAACATACCGGTGAGGCATCAATTGAAGTGGCAGCGGATGCCGTAACCGATTCTGCCGACTTTGACTGGGATGAAGCCCGCATCTATTTCATGCTGACCGACCGTTTTTATAACGGTGATCCGGACAATGATGATCCGTATGGTGAACAGTATGATAAACTTCATCCGGAAACGTATCATGGCGGGGACTTCCGGGGGATTATCGATAAATTGGACTATCTTAGCGATCTCGGCATCAATACGATCTGGATTACGCCGATTGTTGAAAATATCCACTGGAACGTGCGTCATGGCCACGGCGGTTATCAGTATGGCTATCATGGTTACTGGGCACAGGATTTCACTAAAATTGATAAGCATTTGGGAGATCTTGACACTTTTAAGGAACTGCTTGAAAAAGCGCATGACCTCGGTATCAAAATCATGGTTGATGTTGTACTCAATCATGCCGGCTATGGGCTGAAAGAGGACGACAGGGACGATGGCATCCCGAATTTCCCGGCGGATGCTGACCGTGAACGTTTCGATGGCATGTTCCGCGCCGGAGGCACCGATACTGTGAAAGGCGAATTGGCAGGAATGCCTGATTTCATGACCGAAAACGCCGAGATCCGGGACAAGCTGATTGAATGGCAGGCTGACTGGCTCGAACGGTCAAAGACAGACCGCGGTGACACGATTGACTACTTCCGGGTCGATACCGTGCGCCATGTTGAAGATACGACGTGGAAGGCGTTCAAAGCACGTCTGACTGAGGTGAAGCCTGATTTTAAGCTGATCGGTGAATATTTCGGCGGCAGTGTCGATGAAGACGGCGGTTTCCTGAACAGCGGGGAAATGGATTCGATCCTCGATTTTGAATTCAAGCACCAGGCCGATCAATTCATTTACGGGAATATCGATGAGACGGAACAGTATCTTGAATCCCGAAACGGCAAGCTGAACAACACATCACAGCTCGGGCAGTTTTTGAGCAGCCATGATGAAGACGGGTTCCTCGTTTGCCGGGCGGATTGGGATGAAGGGAAAATGAAGTTGGCTGCCGCCCTCCAGATTACCGCAAAAGGCCAGCCGGTCATCTATTACGGTGAGGAAATCGGCCAATCCGGCAAAAATGCCGGCAATATGGATGCTGGAGAATACAGCGAAAACCGTTATGATTTCGACTGGAGCAGGGTCGGGAATGAGATGCACAGCCATTACCGGAAAATGCTGAACATCCGCAAGGCCCACTCCCTCATTTTTTCCAAAGGTACGAGGGCAAAAGTGGCGGGCGGCAGTGAAGAAGGCTTCCTCGTTTTCAAACGCTGTTACCGCGGAGAAGAGGTGCTGGTCGGTTTGAATCTATCTGAGGAAAGCCGGGTTGCGGAAGTGCCGGTTCCTGGTGAACAGGGTGAGGCTTTTGCAGATCTATACGGCGGTAAGGAGTATACCACTGATGAAGGTTCTGTTGTGAAAGTTGAGCTGCCTGGCCGGGGAAACGGCGGGACGGTTGTGCTGGTGAAAACATGATAGAGGGAAACCCCGGACAGAGTTAAGCCGGGGTTTTGTTTTATCTATAGATGAAACAAATCTACACTTGATACGTACCAGTAAAGAGGTGCTTTTATAACTGGAAGGGATAAAAAACATGACTAAAAAACTCTTACTGTTGTTAATGTCTTTTTCACTATTGCTTAACGGCTGCAGCTCTGTTGAAAATGCGAAAGAGGATATTTTCGGGTTTAAGGGCACATATATAGGAGATGCAAATACGTTAGGGAACATGATCAGGCAGTTGCCAAGTGCCGAATATTTTGAAGGAATGGAACTGAAGACGAAGGAAAAGCCTTATGGAATGGTTTTGGCCTACAGCATTGAAGATGAACCTGTGAATGAAGCGGCCGTAAAGAAAACGGTCCTGGCCAATGCGGCATTTCTATTTGCATTGGTCAAAAATGCGGATTGGATTACGTTTGCTTTTGGAGACCAGCGGTATACGGTGACAAAAGAAGACTTGCAAAAGTGGTATGGAAAGGAGTTAGCAAGTTTTAAAAGTGCGGATGATTTGGAAAATCTCATTCAAATTTCTTTACGGGATGGAATGAAAGTGGATGAATTCTTTAATGACATGAACAAGGCGCAGGATTCACTTTAACTGGCTGGGAGTGCAAGTAAAAAGGGACCTATTAGTTAATAAGGTCCCTATTTCTTATCTAGATTTTAAACCGCCGCACAACCTCCTGAAGCTCTTCAGCCATCTGTGAGAGCGCATCTGCCGATGATGTGATTTCTTCCATGGAGGCAAGCTGCTCCTCGGTGGAAGCGGCGACTTCCTGTGACGACGCGGAATTTTCACGGGCGATCGCTGACAGCTCAGCCGCGCTAAGAGAGAGTTCCTGCACACTTGCGGCCATTTGCTGTGCGGTTGCCGATACTTCTTCGATTTGCGGTGCGATTTCCCGCATTCCTCCGACGATTCCTTTGAATTTCCCGGCGGTTTCCCCGGCGATTTCCATGCCGTTTTTGACGTTATCACTGACATCCGCCATCGTTGTGACAGATCGCTCGGTATCTTGCTGGATTGCTGCGATCAAATCGGAAATTTGTTTTGCTGATAGTTTGGACTGTTCGGCGAGTTTCCTGACTTCGTCTGCGACGACAGCAAAGCCTTTGCCGTGTTCACCGGCTCTGGCCGCTTCGATTGCAGCGTTAAGTGCCAGCAGGTTTGTCTGTTCGGAAATACCGCTTATGACCTCGCTGATCTGTCCGATTTCTTTGGAGCGTTCACTGAGCGACTTTATGCTCTCGTTTGATTCAATTACCGCCCGGTCGATTGTGTTCATCTGATCGACGGTTTGTTTTACGAATGTTTCTCCGGTTTCGGCATGTTCGGCTGTTGAGTTGGCGAACTCGAAAACTTTATGGGTGCTTTCCGCGATTTTTGTAATGCCTGCTGAAACTTCTTCGATGGCAAACGTGTTTTTTTCCACTCCGCTAGTCTGGTTCTCGGCACTTCCGGCAATTTGTTCTATGGCTGAGGCGACCTGTTCGGTTGCGCTTGTCGTTTGGTCAGCACTTGCTGACAGCTGTTCGGATGCTGATGCTACGCTTTCGGATGTTGTGGTCACTTCCGTTATCAAGGATCCCAGTTTTTGTTTCATATTCTGGTAACTTGCAGCGATGACGCCAATCTCATCTTGTGAATGGTCCCGGATATCAGCGGTGAAGTCCCCTTCTCCCGCTTGTTCAAGGACCTCAGCGATCACCGTCAGGCGCTTGCGGATTCTGCGGGCAAACCAGATGCCAATAAGGTTGGTTATAAGAATGATGACGGCCAGTGCACCAAAATACACTTTATTGAAGCTGCCGAGTGTCGCCTGGATAAACTCTTCAGATGCCCCTACGTAATAAATTCCGATGATTTCGCCGCTGCTGTTTTTGATCGGCATATAGGCTGTTTGATAGTCTTTCCCGACGACATTTGCTTCGCCAAGAAAGACTTTGCCGTTTTTAAGCACAGTCTCATTCACTTCC
It encodes:
- a CDS encoding alpha-amylase family glycosyl hydrolase, whose translation is MEAARQSHVSLDDFLSDKQHRHQSNVRDLYAFTIHFARTESDYGNWDLWIWEDGKAGHAYPFQNVNDGFATVTVVSPSKSIHVIPRKGEWEQQDLTHTIEVPNGEHQADVLLVQGDGRIYYANEQVQKETPEQRRMIEFTYKRHDNDYEGWNLWTWGNGIAGGRVDFERISDHGAVAYIEADSKTEQIGFVIRRWDSWEVKDPYSADRHIKVGPEPYTKVMVENGVAEVKQIPGNTGPVFKKNSIFFTYRDYDLFQEGRMAQIESVILKIGGKAYSMEYIEEEERFVYDAAGLEEGVYPYSFLVTKAGLTEERTDPANHWNGRSTVVYKCPEVKINAGVYPQKVTYRENVVLEVDTYVSDPAVSIKGIYADLSEIGGSRRQQFDPELNRQAIAVKQSIPAGIKTLPVTVVDEFGNEHTGEASIEVAADAVTDSADFDWDEARIYFMLTDRFYNGDPDNDDPYGEQYDKLHPETYHGGDFRGIIDKLDYLSDLGINTIWITPIVENIHWNVRHGHGGYQYGYHGYWAQDFTKIDKHLGDLDTFKELLEKAHDLGIKIMVDVVLNHAGYGLKEDDRDDGIPNFPADADRERFDGMFRAGGTDTVKGELAGMPDFMTENAEIRDKLIEWQADWLERSKTDRGDTIDYFRVDTVRHVEDTTWKAFKARLTEVKPDFKLIGEYFGGSVDEDGGFLNSGEMDSILDFEFKHQADQFIYGNIDETEQYLESRNGKLNNTSQLGQFLSSHDEDGFLVCRADWDEGKMKLAAALQITAKGQPVIYYGEEIGQSGKNAGNMDAGEYSENRYDFDWSRVGNEMHSHYRKMLNIRKAHSLIFSKGTRAKVAGGSEEGFLVFKRCYRGEEVLVGLNLSEESRVAEVPVPGEQGEAFADLYGGKEYTTDEGSVVKVELPGRGNGGTVVLVKT
- a CDS encoding fructose-1-phosphate kinase, coding for MNDNEKLPPKTCTIDLLVTVEQDVEKVLEGRKKSARRNGRYADIGEIMELRDKKFKVTKVYQQDIRSISDEDARSEGFNSLDEYREYIMSMHKHSGKTPANNVWSPEKKVWVHEFEELE
- a CDS encoding DUF4825 domain-containing protein, whose translation is MTKKLLLLLMSFSLLLNGCSSVENAKEDIFGFKGTYIGDANTLGNMIRQLPSAEYFEGMELKTKEKPYGMVLAYSIEDEPVNEAAVKKTVLANAAFLFALVKNADWITFAFGDQRYTVTKEDLQKWYGKELASFKSADDLENLIQISLRDGMKVDEFFNDMNKAQDSL
- a CDS encoding class D sortase translates to MKKIGLLFVIAGFLTAGYAGVQLFDAKKQTDENLALAEKIVAAKQPPRSEEREVASSPERTFSEGEVIGVLQLPALGEKLPIIEGTDEDELAQGVGHYSGTAFPGQKDQILLSGHRDTVFRRLGELRPGDELVVEMETGSFRYRIDETEIVGADDTSVIRSTAPDEVLTVSTCYPFGYIGNAPDRYIIYAKRVEE
- a CDS encoding TRAP transporter small permease, with the protein product MKVIEKIDNALMFIEEKILSYSIIIIAVMVVGNVLNRAITGSSWSFSSEVSEFAVYLATFMGIGYAARKGRHISMSAFFDLAPPKIRKFLAILIPFVTAVILFVITYYAYQYTMSVYNSGRVTPALQLPVYIMIIWVPIGLFLGALQFLRNAWINIKEDDVYLATEKKDYI
- a CDS encoding methyl-accepting chemotaxis protein, whose amino-acid sequence is MNVLKKLKIGHKINLLIVSVIILTAVSVSIIVNTQVKSGLKDSAVEKAKSDLALSYRYIDEKYPGDWEIKGGSLFKGDTKLNENYEIVDEIGELTHDTVTIFQGDTRISTNVQKDGKRAVGTTVSQEVNETVLKNGKVFLGEANVVGKDYQTAYMPIKNSSGEIIGIYYVGASEEFIQATLGSFNKVYFGALAVIILITNLIGIWFARRIRKRLTVIAEVLEQAGEGDFTADIRDHSQDEIGVIAASYQNMKQKLGSLITEVTTTSESVASASEQLSASADQTTSATEQVASAIEQIAGSAENQTSGVEKNTFAIEEVSAGITKIAESTHKVFEFANSTAEHAETGETFVKQTVDQMNTIDRAVIESNESIKSLSERSKEIGQISEVISGISEQTNLLALNAAIEAARAGEHGKGFAVVADEVRKLAEQSKLSAKQISDLIAAIQQDTERSVTTMADVSDNVKNGMEIAGETAGKFKGIVGGMREIAPQIEEVSATAQQMAASVQELSLSAAELSAIARENSASSQEVAASTEEQLASMEEITSSADALSQMAEELQEVVRRFKI
- a CDS encoding TRAP transporter large permease, which gives rise to MVATLLTIMVVLLVLGFPMMIPLIAAPLVIVLVFFEGLDPMLLVQQMMEGISAYVLLAVPLFIFAADIMSTGKTSQRLLDFVGSFVGHLRGGYAITTAAACTLFGSISGSTQATVVAIGKPMRERLLKAGYKDSSAIALIINSSDVALLIPPSIGMIIYALVTGTSVGDLFVAGIGPGLLVFAAFAAYSWIHAKIYKIPLADKVPWKERWSVMRKALLPIGFPIIIIGGIYSGIFSPTEAAGVSVLYAFILEVLIFRSIKLSDMPRIALSTGLVTSAVFVLVAGGQAFTWAISFARIPQMVTETVLGTDPSAMYILIIVTIFFFIGCMFVDPIVVILILTPIFYREAIAAGIDPIHLGVIITFQAALGSATPPFGVDIFTASAVFNKPYLEVIKGTPPYIFILVTIAVLLVVFEEISLFLL
- a CDS encoding DctP family TRAP transporter solute-binding subunit, which gives rise to MFKKKSILVIAIMMVVSMVLAACGGGNAEEGNAEGGSDGEMESYNWRFVTEELDGQLQYEYAEEFAKRMKEKSDGKITIDVYEFGGLGSEVDQVEQLQNGAVQFAIMSPGFTGGMVKEGQLFALHFLFPDDLEKTQEILNTSEALNTDLTKKYEEHNITPLAYWTEGAMQWTSDKPITKPEDFKNFKMRTQTSPLILESYKAYGANPTPMSWGELYTALDRGTVQGQENPIFFIEDASFHEVQDHMTISNHNNYVAMTTVNTDWFKGLPDDVKALVTETVDEMRDWTFDLQTEMNKEMLTKIKENEEHPTEIHELTEEQREAFREEAKSVRDFYINEVSTVDGAILEKLMGEME
- a CDS encoding transposase, translating into MVCRRNHREALFLDDRDFSTFLYILYDIHEKTPFELPCYCLMTNHFHLILRAHDQSISSVMALLNKRYASYYNNRYHLKGHLFEERFYSKVIYGDKGMLEVSRYIHMNPVRAGMVSDPAEYPWSSYPFYSTEIKDTPRYMNRSEILGALSGNMADSLSQYDSFCRKLED